One segment of Plasmodium relictum strain SGS1 genome assembly, chromosome: 3 DNA contains the following:
- a CDS encoding regulator of chromosome condensation, putative: MYAHFSRLFIIGLNSYYLIKRKDKIYFCEDKLVERVFLFGDRRSLIKDTKENGEAQFFEKNKIKVKKITFGNCIGSCITENDDIYIWGSYENEESNEQIYINPVKLSINEIISDVQFSNNDIYLMSKKGELKIIRNYKNCLKTREFIIENFYKCKNSFFRCERIIKLSVNKFHLAFVTNKGNIYCSGNNFYGQCAKEPSFKNNSNLNYNFDFLNNIHNPLNTLYSTHRNSIKNDYDIKKENDLPKKNDDYDINYSNKMEEKNSKINTYLNSTNLEVVNINNKLKKKNNLDNGNEIDFMVINENNKEKENFNYFTIKKNEENLNDLNNYVDINKVEFKEKTKIIDVSCGVNHTLCLDDKNNIYSFGDDSKIQLGLGESRTNKNSLTGTKWKDQIKLGYSSLTKNLANYSFYDRHIQSIPQKILRKINDTEIINDVYKINAGANFSMIYSNDRLGKQLFCFGDNIYFQCGRHLGKHQQTLSTVKLPNNEIKDFSCGDRHCLLNLNNKLYGWGYNNNNQISPFKNKGIINYPLYIFSEKYYPGNINIKYLNAKYDNSAIIITHKSCE, encoded by the coding sequence ATGTATGCACATTTTTCTAGATTATTTATAATTGGGTTAAATAGTTATTACTTAATTAAAAGgaaagataaaatatatttttgtgaAGATAAACTGGTTGAAagagtttttttatttggaGATAGACGTTCTTTAATTAAAGATACTAAGGAAAATGGAGAAGCacaattttttgaaaaaaataaaataaaagtaaaaaaaataacattcgGTAATTGTATAGGTAGCTGTATAACAGAAAATGATGATATTTACATATGGGGATCctatgaaaatgaagaaagcAACGAACAGATTTATATTAACCCAGTAAAATTAAGCATCAACGAGATTATTAGTGATGTTCAGTTTTCAAATAacgatatatatttaatgagTAAAAAAGgtgaattaaaaattatacgAAACTATAAGAATTGTTTAAAAACTAGGGAATTTATAATTGAAAATTTCTATAAATGcaaaaatagtttttttaGGTGtgaaagaataataaaattaagtgTGAATAAGTTCCACCTAGCTTTTGTTACAAACAAAGGTAATATTTATTGTTCaggaaataatttttatgggCAATGTGCAAAAGAAccatcttttaaaaataattcaaatttaaattataatttcgactttttaaataatattcacAACCCGTTAAACACACTATATAGCACTCATAGAAACAGTATTAAAAATGATTACGatattaaaaaggaaaatgatttaccaaaaaaaaatgacgATTATGATATAAATTATTCTAATAAAATGGAAGagaaaaatagtaaaataaatacgTATTTAAATAGTACTAATTTAGAAGTAGTtaacataaataataaattaaaaaaaaaaaataacttagaTAATGGTAATGAAATTGATTTTATggttattaatgaaaataataaagaaaaagaaaattttaattattttactataaagaagaatgaagaaaatttaaatgatctaaataattatgttgatattaataaagtagaatttaaagaaaaaacaaagaTTATTGATGTTTCATGTGGTGTAAATCATACTTTGTGTTtagatgataaaaataatatttatagcTTTGGAGATGATAGTAAAATTCAATTAGGATTAGGAGAAAGtagaacaaataaaaattctttaacaGGAACAAAATGGAAAGATCAAATAAAACTTGGTTATTCAtcattaacaaaaaatttagctaattattctttttatgaTAGGCATATACAAAGTATTCCACAAAAAATtctaagaaaaattaatgatactgaaattattaatgatgtatataaaattaatgcaGGTGCAAATTTTTCTATGATCTATTCAAATGATAGACTCGGAAAACAATTATTCTGTTTTGgagataatatttattttcagtGTGGTAGGCATTTAGGTAAGCATCAACAAACCTTATCTACTGTAAAATTACCTAATAACgaaataaaagatttttCATGTGGTGATAGGCATTGCttgttaaatttaaataataaacttTATGGATGGggatataataataataatcagATTTCaccatttaaaaataaaggtataattaattatccattatatattttttctgaaAAATATTATCCAGGTaacattaatataaaatatttgaatGCTAAATACGATAACTCTGCCATCATAATAACACATAAAAGCTGTGAATAA
- a CDS encoding ubiquitin specific protease, putative: MNITENNLFDILSIKNYEYYSKHYNYDSIERKLTSFNNIGNICYCNASLQLILSMKPLCIYLLKKYKKFYYNTKSKYKGDILRTLFDLIEEAYSLDKNYVCTNKHINILKKIKKYNNNIVINAQNDAHEFLLMILDFINVECNRCSNIPDNFDIKLDEKDNKEKAGDKYWFKYLFKDNSIITDLLGFQNISSITCISCGHTRYSFDFCIDLGLEFYDENLKSTTLIDLLKNNIMDKDDFCYLECSNCKLKKMSRIKKGIYRMPNLYMIIYIKRFKWIYDSTNYCNNKIKKIDTIVLLPVDGLVDFTSFSFMSNHESLYNCKYIIESIICHSGNSYNGHYTAIVKYSDGFYKCNDDKIKKLNNPYNPENINDIYLLLLKRVS; the protein is encoded by the coding sequence atgaatataacaGAAAATAACCTTTTTGATAtattatcaataaaaaattatgaatattaCTCAAAGCATTATAATTATGATAGTATTGAAAGAAAACTCACatcatttaataatataggAAATATATGCTACTGTAATGCTTCATTACAGCTAATTTTATCTATGAAAccattatgtatatatttattaaaaaagtacaagaaattttattacaaTACAAAGTCGAAATATAAGGGAGATATTTTAAGAACTTTATTTGACTTAATAGAAGAAGCATATAGTCTAGATAAAAATTACGTATGCACAAATAAgcatattaatatattaaaaaaaataaaaaaatataataataatatagtaATTAATGCTCAAAATGATGCTCACGAATTTTTACTAATGATACTAGATTTTATTAATGTAGAGTGTAACAGATGTTCAAATATACCTGACAATTTCGATATTAAATTGGACGAAAAAGATAACAAAGAAAAAGCTGGTGATAAATATTggtttaaatatttatttaaggATAATAGCATTATTACTGATTTATTAggatttcaaaatatttcaaGTATTACATGTATTAGCTGTGGGCATACAAGATATAGCTTTGATTTCTGCATTGATTTGGGATTAGAATTTTATGACGAAAATTTGAAAAGTACAACTTTAatagatttattaaaaaataatataatggATAAAGATGATTTCTGCTATCTCGAGTGCAGCAattgtaaattaaaaaaaatgagtcgaataaaaaaaggaatatataGAATGCctaatttatatatgattatttatataaaaagatttAAATGGATATATGATAGCACAAATTattgtaataataaaattaaaaaaatagatacgATAGTTTTATTGCCAGTTGATGGATTAGTTGATTttacttctttttcttttatgtcTAATCACGAATCGTTATATAATTGTAAGTATATTATTGAAAGTATTATATGCCACAGTGGAAATAGTTATAATGGGCATTATACTGCTATTGTTAAATACAGTGATggtttttataaatgtaatgatgataaaattaaaaaactaaATAATCCTTATAATCctgaaaatattaatgatatttatttattattacttaaaaGAGTTTCTTAA